From Lawsonia intracellularis PHE/MN1-00, the proteins below share one genomic window:
- a CDS encoding PqiC family protein produces the protein MNMLFQCLLIILLLLPGCGLLYRSPIPTYYVLQPSIKLTQLLTSKHDITGPIVAIDTITIPGYLDQPQIFIREGEATVVQFAELHRWSESLAEGINRVLQQAISNVLAPINGLAVGPNSMIKPDWILTVNIFQFDGAPNNEVILDAIWTLSSSTHKISHTGRFTKKLMTGPSITDMVITEGILLEQLGTFVGDEIRSHLPYELLKE, from the coding sequence ATGAATATGTTATTTCAATGCCTCCTTATAATCTTACTATTACTCCCTGGATGTGGACTATTATATAGAAGTCCAATACCTACATATTATGTTCTCCAACCATCTATAAAATTAACTCAACTTCTTACTTCTAAACATGATATCACAGGACCAATTGTTGCAATAGACACTATAACTATCCCTGGCTATCTTGATCAACCACAAATTTTTATACGAGAAGGAGAAGCAACAGTTGTCCAATTCGCTGAACTCCATAGATGGAGTGAGTCTCTAGCTGAAGGTATTAATCGTGTATTACAACAAGCTATCTCTAATGTTTTAGCACCAATAAATGGATTAGCTGTTGGTCCAAACTCAATGATAAAGCCAGATTGGATATTAACTGTAAACATTTTTCAGTTTGATGGCGCCCCTAATAATGAAGTGATACTAGATGCTATTTGGACACTTTCATCAAGCACACATAAAATTTCTCACACAGGACGTTTTACAAAAAAACTTATGACAGGTCCAAGTATTACAGATATGGTTATAACAGAGGGAATCCTACTTGAACAACTAGGAACATTTGTTGGCGATGAAATTCGTAGCCATTTACCTTATGAACTTCTAAAAGAATAA
- a CDS encoding MlaD family protein, whose protein sequence is MSHQVSKTLIGAFVAGSILLLIIAIIFFGSVKLFNSTATFVMFFDKSISGLSPGSPVVFMGVPVGRVIDIKVDKISNDIGFTIPVYVELYENTHTIFIKHNLPQEEEEETEYLNNLIKQGLRASLAQQSLLTGQLMIELNFITPESQMDTTHVVFYKGTPVIPTVPSKLDNILKELTSLPLDKISGNILEITNSLKILLNTPETPNIIPQLSNFLHQGLAAVAEFNQSLIDIRKASKKYGTMVEGLNTELSLTLKEATKSFQTINNTTERLLGNNSPTLLDIHHMLQEVSKAAKAIRILANMLERNPEVLIRGKGINQK, encoded by the coding sequence ATGAGTCATCAAGTCAGTAAAACTCTTATTGGAGCATTTGTTGCTGGCTCTATTTTACTTCTTATTATAGCTATAATTTTTTTTGGCTCAGTTAAACTTTTTAATAGCACAGCTACATTTGTCATGTTTTTTGATAAATCTATAAGTGGATTGTCACCTGGTTCCCCTGTTGTCTTTATGGGTGTTCCTGTTGGTCGAGTTATTGACATTAAAGTCGACAAAATATCCAATGATATAGGTTTTACAATTCCTGTATATGTTGAACTTTATGAAAATACACATACAATATTTATAAAACATAACTTACCTCAAGAAGAGGAAGAAGAAACAGAGTATCTTAATAACCTAATAAAACAAGGATTAAGAGCAAGTTTAGCACAGCAAAGTTTACTTACAGGTCAACTAATGATTGAACTAAATTTTATTACACCAGAATCACAAATGGACACAACACATGTTGTTTTTTATAAAGGTACACCTGTTATCCCAACTGTACCTTCAAAGCTAGACAACATTCTTAAAGAGTTAACTAGTTTGCCTCTAGACAAAATTTCAGGAAATATCTTAGAAATCACAAATAGCCTCAAGATACTTCTTAATACACCTGAGACACCTAACATTATTCCACAACTATCCAATTTTTTACATCAGGGGCTAGCAGCTGTAGCAGAATTTAATCAATCTCTTATTGATATACGAAAGGCAAGTAAAAAATATGGTACAATGGTTGAAGGGCTTAATACAGAACTCTCCCTTACCTTAAAAGAAGCAACAAAATCTTTTCAAACAATTAACAATACAACAGAACGATTACTTGGTAATAATAGCCCTACACTTTTAGACATCCATCATATGTTACAGGAAGTCTCAAAAGCTGCAAAAGCTATACGTATTCTTGCAAACATGCTGGAAAGAAATCCTGAAGTCCTTATAAGAGGAAAAGGTATTAATCAAAAATGA